In a single window of the Paenibacillus sp. MMS20-IR301 genome:
- the pssA gene encoding CDP-diacylglycerol--serine O-phosphatidyltransferase translates to MIQKSIPSLFTIGNLMLGMFGIMMAFDGKLSMAAIMVIIAMLLDGLDGRVARALKCESEFGKELDSLSDVVSFGVAPALIMYLTSLQDINSAVGWTITAIFPVFGALRLARFNVRPGIPGYFVGLPIPAAGGVLATLALFHKDVSAPFMIVATLLLSYLMVSTVKYPNFKKIGLPKKAVIGAPVVIVIAVAVAVVFPEQIAKLIFVLLALYALYGFRQSLGLLTARRQRRRRRRSEDKVYQSKNG, encoded by the coding sequence ATGATACAAAAATCAATTCCAAGTCTGTTTACGATCGGTAATCTGATGCTTGGGATGTTTGGTATCATGATGGCGTTTGACGGCAAGCTGAGCATGGCCGCTATCATGGTGATTATCGCTATGCTGCTCGACGGGCTGGATGGCCGTGTTGCACGCGCGCTGAAATGTGAGAGTGAATTCGGCAAGGAGCTGGACTCTTTATCGGATGTCGTTTCTTTCGGGGTCGCGCCGGCACTGATTATGTACCTCACAAGTCTGCAGGATATCAATTCTGCGGTAGGCTGGACTATTACAGCAATCTTCCCTGTATTCGGAGCTTTGCGTCTGGCCCGGTTTAATGTCCGCCCGGGAATTCCGGGATATTTCGTAGGGTTGCCGATTCCTGCTGCAGGTGGCGTTCTCGCCACACTGGCGCTTTTCCATAAAGATGTATCTGCCCCATTCATGATTGTTGCTACCCTGCTGCTCTCTTACCTGATGGTCAGCACGGTGAAGTATCCGAATTTCAAGAAGATTGGTCTGCCCAAAAAGGCGGTAATAGGCGCACCCGTAGTTATCGTCATTGCAGTAGCGGTTGCAGTTGTGTTTCCTGAACAGATTGCGAAGCTGATCTTTGTGCTGCTGGCGCTATACGCATTGTATGGCTTCAGGCAGAGCCTGGGTCTCCTTACCGCCCGCCGCCAGCGCCGGCGCAGAAGACGTTCGGAAGACAAAGTCTATCAATCAAAGAACGGATAA
- a CDS encoding DUF1573 domain-containing protein, which produces MSAPSLQAFQDQVSELLLRHRSLLDVMSKNGQSSASVNRAVVKAITECGCIQLHAKKQVFEPALGLEEAKELAGTHLEGGLCENCKEVIASELGRELFYMSALCNLLDINMDEVVAKESQKCATLGLFNLS; this is translated from the coding sequence ATGAGCGCACCAAGTTTACAGGCCTTTCAGGATCAAGTTTCCGAACTGTTGCTCCGTCACCGCAGTCTTCTGGATGTAATGTCCAAGAATGGGCAGAGCAGCGCATCCGTCAACCGGGCTGTCGTCAAAGCGATTACCGAATGCGGCTGCATCCAGCTGCATGCCAAGAAGCAGGTATTTGAACCAGCCTTGGGACTGGAAGAAGCTAAGGAGCTGGCCGGGACCCATCTCGAAGGCGGGCTGTGCGAGAACTGCAAGGAAGTCATTGCCTCAGAGCTGGGCCGTGAGCTGTTCTATATGTCCGCACTCTGCAATCTGCTCGATATCAATATGGACGAGGTTGTAGCCAAAGAATCGCAGAAATGCGCTACACTCGGTTTGTTTAACTTGTCCTAG